Proteins from a single region of Alloscardovia omnicolens:
- a CDS encoding sugar ABC transporter permease: MSSATAVRYNDTDTDIPYNTHPKDWRKGLTIVAFSALPLTLLVFFTYFPFASMVSYSFYKMKYIGTPRWVGLDNYLAVFSRPDTLSSLKLSVYYMVGALVQVALALYLATILAFKVRGGNVFKGVYFFPYLINGIAVGFIFKFFYTRGFVFDSVLQWCGFDLANLPYWLKDQSINNWSLVGASIWRYLGQNVILFIGAMMSIDKTMYEAAEIDGANKWHQFCHIILPGIKTILVLNIILSITGSLSAFEGPYVITTGANGTATYFVRMDRIAHVSQKVGLASAMAVVLLMIILICALLQNIFFKYVFRNADDGVAKSRKKAAKIARQRRRVNAKAAPLFRNGSSRTSHTSHTSRTSQRTRVAATH; the protein is encoded by the coding sequence ATGTCATCGGCAACAGCTGTTCGCTACAACGATACAGACACAGACATACCATATAACACACATCCCAAGGATTGGCGCAAGGGTCTAACAATTGTTGCGTTTAGCGCATTGCCGCTGACACTGCTCGTTTTCTTCACCTATTTCCCGTTTGCTTCAATGGTGAGCTACAGCTTCTATAAGATGAAGTATATTGGCACTCCTCGCTGGGTGGGCTTAGACAACTATCTAGCTGTATTTAGCCGTCCAGATACTCTTTCCTCACTGAAGCTGAGCGTATATTATATGGTAGGTGCGCTTGTGCAAGTGGCATTGGCATTGTACTTGGCAACAATCCTCGCATTCAAAGTGCGCGGCGGCAATGTGTTTAAGGGAGTGTATTTCTTCCCATACCTTATTAACGGTATTGCTGTCGGTTTTATTTTCAAGTTCTTTTACACGCGCGGCTTTGTTTTTGACTCGGTTTTGCAATGGTGCGGCTTTGATTTAGCTAATCTTCCCTATTGGTTAAAAGACCAATCCATTAATAACTGGTCATTGGTGGGAGCATCGATTTGGCGTTATTTGGGTCAAAATGTCATTTTGTTCATTGGCGCTATGATGTCTATTGATAAAACAATGTATGAGGCTGCTGAAATTGATGGTGCAAATAAGTGGCACCAGTTCTGCCACATTATTTTGCCGGGTATTAAAACGATTCTCGTGCTGAACATTATTTTGTCGATTACCGGCTCTTTATCTGCTTTCGAAGGGCCATACGTGATTACCACCGGCGCAAACGGTACCGCAACCTACTTCGTACGTATGGATCGTATAGCTCACGTGTCTCAAAAGGTAGGCTTGGCATCAGCTATGGCGGTTGTGCTGCTCATGATTATTCTGATTTGCGCTTTACTGCAGAACATTTTCTTCAAGTATGTGTTTAGAAATGCTGATGACGGTGTGGCTAAATCTCGTAAAAAAGCTGCAAAAATTGCACGTCAGCGCCGTCGTGTGAATGCAAAAGCAGCTCCGCTATTCCGAAACGGTTCATCTCGCACGTCGCATACATCGCATACATCTCGCACATCGCAGCGCACCCGTGTGGCTGCAACTCACTAG
- a CDS encoding carbohydrate ABC transporter permease: MAQLNAHTATYASASASTSVASPRRTFGWYEVRRGFFTTLKYLSLIFFAFWFLLPVVSCVVTAAKTEKEYQSTSVMQAPAHWFNISNYVEAFTASHMGMAFINSVIVLVVVLVATTLIGTQLAYVLSRFTFPGNGLIRGLFALAALLPGIAMQVSMYAIMVKINAVNTMWGYILMMCGTDVISIYVFIQFFENIPTSLDESAIVDGASYFTIYSKILLPLLKPAIVTCMILKGVGVYNEYYAANLYLQDNKLKTIAIALYSFTGPMGSKYNLICAGVIITLLPMLILFLIFQKQIYNGIAAGAVKE; this comes from the coding sequence ATGGCTCAACTTAACGCACACACAGCAACATATGCATCCGCATCCGCATCAACATCAGTGGCATCGCCGCGCCGAACCTTCGGCTGGTATGAAGTGCGCAGAGGATTCTTCACTACGCTCAAATATCTCAGCCTTATTTTCTTTGCGTTTTGGTTCCTCTTGCCTGTGGTCAGCTGTGTTGTTACAGCAGCAAAAACAGAAAAAGAGTATCAGTCCACCTCGGTTATGCAAGCTCCAGCACACTGGTTCAATATCAGTAATTATGTTGAAGCTTTTACGGCATCTCATATGGGCATGGCTTTTATTAACTCTGTTATTGTGCTTGTTGTTGTACTTGTTGCCACTACGCTGATTGGTACACAGCTTGCCTATGTGCTCAGCCGCTTCACTTTCCCTGGAAATGGTCTTATTCGAGGCTTATTCGCTCTGGCAGCCCTGCTTCCAGGCATTGCAATGCAGGTGTCTATGTATGCCATCATGGTCAAGATTAATGCTGTAAACACCATGTGGGGATATATCTTGATGATGTGTGGAACGGATGTTATTTCGATTTACGTATTCATTCAGTTCTTTGAAAATATTCCTACGTCTTTGGATGAATCTGCCATTGTGGATGGGGCGTCATACTTTACGATTTACTCTAAAATTTTGTTGCCGCTGCTCAAGCCAGCAATTGTTACCTGCATGATTTTGAAGGGTGTTGGTGTATATAACGAGTACTATGCGGCAAACCTGTACCTGCAAGATAATAAGTTGAAGACTATTGCTATTGCGCTCTACTCTTTCACTGGTCCAATGGGAAGTAAATACAATCTGATTTGTGCAGGTGTTATTATTACGCTTCTGCCAATGCTTATTCTCTTCCTGATTTTCCAGAAGCAAATCTACAACGGTATTGCTGCTGGTGCTGTGAAGGAATAA
- a CDS encoding glycoside hydrolase family 2 protein, whose protein sequence is MTVLVVSFDNTKGYIMTYRPHTFQPLHEGWNVRALNPQAVPVELREKLAAGIPAQVPGEVTLDLHRAGLIAEPFDGDNETHQQWIGDIDWEYSCQFEWHNNDQERYDLVAYGLDTVATVMLNGRVVAGVNNYHRSYRWDVRDFLHDGVNAMAIRFASSVRESDVREQALGYYPHTEHHAFNQIRKPSYQFGWDWGIDVSGAGIWQPIGIDSWSGARIAAVRPLVDVTENGTGVVHVTVEIERAGSGRIPSSDQAFAHRHAVPFSIQLSGHGVQQIVEAEVPAGRNSVTVQVEVPNARLWWPIGYGNQPLYDCVVTLDGREETEWSARLGFRTVRLDTRADEVGRPFQIYVNEVPVHARGYNFVPVDAFITRASREVYEQRFADLVESNSNMVRAWGGSIYESDDFYDLADELGIMVWQDFMLACAAYPEDAATKAEIEAEAREHINRLSSHASLIVWNGSNENYVAYSEWGGFKQALRDDDQPTNDYGYGERGWGDYYYSQLFPQLFEQMGTSSVYLPSSPMSFTKYTSPNLDTDGTMHIWDAWNREDYRVYAQYTPRFADEFGYQAPPAWSTLTRVVHDEEIEPFGEQMLVHQKASGGNYKLARGMRSHLTPGHLDDVSYREDGTRDWLIPTDHWDDIQDWHWACQLQQAQALRFGVEHMRSLEPVNAGALIWQLNDDWPVVSWAAVDYDGHRKPLWHASRDFFAPRLATIQPRVSAQAQENLSWEGKKVAPDCLALVLANDTRNTWSGMWTVQRIRFDGTVLAEQRVDVELAETDHHTVLLDHCIADFADATQELIIAFVSSEHDNHGPAFARVVYNPAEVIDQQLDAHPLTASIEAEDGGYALTIHATSYARDIFCMVDKVDSAARIDGGMVSLLPDESVQWHISSDGVDNPEDFCAAHVLRSANDLK, encoded by the coding sequence ATGACAGTTCTCGTTGTAAGCTTCGATAATACAAAAGGATATATTATGACGTATCGTCCTCACACTTTTCAGCCATTGCACGAGGGATGGAATGTTCGAGCACTAAATCCTCAAGCTGTTCCCGTCGAGCTGCGAGAGAAACTTGCAGCAGGAATTCCAGCTCAGGTTCCTGGTGAAGTAACACTTGACTTGCATCGCGCAGGCTTGATTGCTGAACCTTTTGATGGAGACAATGAAACTCATCAACAGTGGATTGGCGATATTGATTGGGAGTATTCCTGCCAGTTTGAATGGCATAACAATGACCAGGAGCGTTATGACCTCGTTGCTTACGGTTTAGATACTGTTGCCACCGTCATGCTGAACGGTCGCGTAGTGGCGGGAGTAAATAATTACCATCGTTCCTATCGCTGGGATGTGCGTGATTTTCTTCATGATGGCGTAAATGCGATGGCAATTCGTTTCGCCTCCAGCGTGCGTGAAAGCGATGTGCGTGAGCAAGCTTTGGGCTATTATCCGCATACAGAACATCATGCTTTTAATCAGATTCGCAAACCGTCCTATCAGTTTGGTTGGGACTGGGGCATCGATGTGTCTGGTGCTGGCATTTGGCAACCAATCGGTATTGATTCATGGTCGGGCGCACGTATTGCAGCAGTCCGTCCGCTGGTAGACGTTACGGAAAACGGAACAGGCGTAGTTCATGTAACTGTGGAAATTGAACGTGCAGGATCAGGACGCATTCCATCGTCTGATCAGGCTTTTGCTCATCGTCATGCTGTTCCGTTCAGTATTCAGTTGAGTGGACATGGAGTGCAGCAGATTGTAGAGGCAGAAGTTCCAGCCGGGCGCAATAGTGTGACAGTGCAGGTCGAAGTACCGAATGCTCGTCTGTGGTGGCCAATAGGCTATGGCAATCAGCCATTGTATGATTGCGTCGTCACGCTTGATGGTCGGGAGGAAACAGAATGGTCTGCCCGTCTTGGCTTCCGGACTGTGCGCTTGGATACTCGTGCAGATGAAGTAGGACGTCCATTCCAAATTTATGTGAACGAGGTGCCCGTTCATGCTCGTGGATACAACTTTGTTCCTGTAGACGCTTTCATAACCCGAGCGAGCCGAGAAGTGTATGAACAGCGTTTTGCAGACCTTGTTGAGTCCAATTCCAATATGGTGCGCGCATGGGGCGGCAGTATTTATGAGTCGGACGACTTCTATGATTTAGCTGATGAGTTAGGCATTATGGTGTGGCAAGACTTTATGCTGGCCTGTGCAGCTTATCCCGAAGATGCGGCTACAAAAGCAGAAATTGAAGCTGAAGCGCGAGAACACATTAATCGTTTGAGCAGTCATGCGAGCTTAATTGTGTGGAATGGTTCAAATGAGAACTATGTGGCATACTCTGAATGGGGCGGTTTCAAGCAAGCGCTGCGTGACGATGATCAGCCAACGAACGATTATGGCTACGGTGAGCGCGGTTGGGGAGACTACTATTATTCGCAGCTCTTCCCTCAGCTGTTCGAACAAATGGGGACGTCTAGTGTGTATCTTCCAAGTTCTCCTATGAGCTTTACAAAATATACTTCTCCAAATTTAGATACTGACGGAACAATGCATATTTGGGATGCATGGAATCGTGAAGATTACCGTGTTTATGCGCAGTATACTCCTCGTTTTGCTGACGAATTTGGATATCAAGCCCCTCCAGCGTGGAGCACTCTTACGCGCGTAGTTCACGATGAAGAGATTGAACCTTTTGGTGAGCAGATGCTTGTTCATCAAAAAGCAAGCGGCGGAAATTACAAGCTCGCCCGTGGAATGCGTTCACATTTGACTCCGGGCCATCTTGATGATGTGAGTTATCGTGAAGATGGCACACGCGATTGGCTGATTCCAACTGATCATTGGGATGATATTCAAGATTGGCATTGGGCATGTCAGTTACAGCAAGCGCAGGCTTTACGTTTTGGTGTAGAACATATGCGTTCGCTCGAGCCTGTTAATGCTGGTGCGTTAATTTGGCAGTTGAATGATGATTGGCCAGTAGTATCCTGGGCTGCTGTGGATTACGACGGTCATCGTAAACCATTGTGGCACGCTTCTCGTGATTTCTTTGCTCCACGTTTAGCTACAATTCAGCCGCGTGTGTCTGCTCAAGCTCAAGAAAATTTGAGCTGGGAAGGTAAAAAAGTTGCTCCAGACTGTTTAGCTTTAGTGCTGGCAAATGATACCCGTAACACGTGGAGCGGTATGTGGACAGTTCAGCGTATTCGCTTTGATGGAACGGTGTTAGCTGAACAGCGTGTGGATGTGGAGCTAGCAGAAACTGACCATCACACAGTCTTGCTTGATCATTGCATAGCAGATTTTGCAGATGCAACACAGGAACTGATTATTGCTTTCGTATCTTCAGAACATGATAATCACGGTCCTGCTTTTGCTCGCGTTGTTTATAATCCTGCAGAAGTTATTGACCAACAGTTGGATGCTCATCCTCTTACTGCGTCGATTGAGGCAGAAGATGGAGGATATGCGTTAACCATTCATGCTACATCGTACGCGCGCGATATTTTCTGCATGGTTGATAAGGTCGATTCTGCAGCACGTATTGACGGCGGTATGGTGAGTCTGCTTCCAGATGAAAGTGTGCAATGGCATATTAGCTCTGATGGTGTGGATAATCCTGAAGATTTCTGTGCTGCACACGTATTGCGTTCAGCTAATGATTTGAAATAG
- a CDS encoding LacI family DNA-binding transcriptional regulator, giving the protein MVSKSKVTISDVARAAGVSNSAVSYALNGKPGVSEETRDKVLKVAERMGWKPNMAAKALSDASTRTVGLVVEVDPDVLSVESYFMELIAGLGDALEAYDYSLLVRIVSDSKNAMRIHRHWIATGSVDAMLVMNVEVGDPRIDFYKEHSSMPVLAIADPSVTHGLPSMTSDDAEGARLIVDYLHELGHRHIARVAGPERYAHTFIRDRAFMEESSSLGMVCDCLHADYSPEQGRDMTNRLLAFSDAPTAIVYDNDAMAIEGLHVAAERGLSVPDDLSVMAWDDSFACTATTPPITAMWRDIPRLGAKAVPMLMALIEGKKVENAMESPYELIQRGSTGTPKVAKE; this is encoded by the coding sequence ATGGTCTCAAAGTCGAAGGTAACCATTTCTGATGTCGCTCGGGCTGCAGGCGTCTCCAACAGTGCTGTATCCTATGCTCTCAACGGCAAACCAGGTGTTTCTGAAGAAACGCGCGACAAAGTGCTCAAAGTTGCAGAGCGTATGGGGTGGAAGCCAAATATGGCAGCCAAAGCCCTTTCTGATGCGAGCACGCGCACCGTTGGTTTAGTTGTTGAAGTTGATCCTGACGTTCTGTCTGTGGAATCCTACTTTATGGAGCTTATTGCTGGATTGGGCGACGCTCTTGAAGCATATGACTACTCGCTGCTCGTACGCATTGTCTCGGATTCTAAAAATGCTATGCGCATTCATCGTCATTGGATTGCTACAGGTAGTGTAGATGCCATGCTCGTAATGAATGTGGAAGTAGGGGATCCGCGTATTGACTTTTACAAAGAACATTCTTCTATGCCGGTGTTAGCTATTGCTGACCCATCAGTAACACATGGTTTGCCATCTATGACCAGTGATGATGCGGAAGGCGCTCGCCTTATTGTGGATTATCTACATGAGTTGGGACATAGGCATATTGCGCGCGTGGCGGGACCTGAACGTTACGCTCACACTTTTATTCGAGACCGAGCTTTTATGGAAGAATCGTCTTCTTTAGGTATGGTCTGTGATTGCTTGCATGCCGATTATTCTCCTGAGCAGGGTCGTGATATGACGAACCGCTTGCTTGCTTTTAGTGATGCGCCAACAGCAATTGTGTATGACAATGATGCAATGGCGATTGAAGGGCTCCACGTGGCAGCTGAACGTGGTTTAAGCGTTCCGGATGATTTATCCGTTATGGCGTGGGATGATTCTTTTGCATGTACTGCAACTACTCCGCCAATTACTGCTATGTGGCGTGATATTCCACGTTTGGGAGCCAAAGCCGTTCCGATGCTGATGGCGCTGATTGAGGGAAAAAAAGTTGAAAACGCTATGGAATCTCCTTATGAATTGATTCAGCGCGGTTCAACGGGAACGCCAAAAGTAGCCAAAGAATAA
- a CDS encoding YesL family protein, whose translation MHIITDNRFTSFMSTVGDLALLNIMWTLCCIPLVTYGASTAALYETVQSMQEGDDAHVVRHFWTIFRRRLGINIASTLLLGAFYALASFDVWYLGHHAGGTNIAALSYGIVATLSIVVMITTVFVFPLAGRSNDSLAAQFKRSLFLTLRYPLIALALTAMSIAPVIIAVFVPSGLAFVIFFWALLFTAVTAWIASNLMCSAGIIDAQAQ comes from the coding sequence ATGCACATTATTACAGATAACCGTTTTACGAGTTTCATGTCTACTGTGGGAGATTTAGCGCTTCTCAATATCATGTGGACTCTGTGCTGTATTCCCCTTGTCACATACGGAGCTTCTACTGCCGCCTTATATGAAACGGTTCAGTCCATGCAGGAAGGCGATGATGCTCATGTAGTGCGCCATTTTTGGACAATATTTAGGCGGCGTCTGGGAATCAATATCGCCTCTACCCTTCTTTTGGGAGCATTTTACGCGTTGGCGAGTTTTGATGTGTGGTATTTGGGACATCATGCTGGCGGCACGAATATCGCCGCACTCAGCTATGGAATTGTTGCCACACTGAGCATCGTGGTGATGATTACTACTGTTTTCGTTTTTCCTCTGGCTGGACGCAGCAATGATTCTCTTGCCGCTCAGTTCAAGCGCTCACTTTTTCTTACACTCCGTTACCCTCTGATCGCGCTTGCTCTTACAGCTATGAGCATAGCGCCAGTCATTATTGCCGTTTTTGTGCCGTCCGGCTTGGCTTTTGTGATCTTCTTTTGGGCGTTACTTTTTACTGCTGTGACTGCATGGATAGCAAGCAATCTGATGTGTTCAGCCGGAATTATTGACGCACAAGCACAATGA